The nucleotide sequence GGTTGCAAGCAAGGAATTGGAGATTCGGTTTGTTTCTTCAAAATATCAAGTTGCAGATGGTTTCACAAAGGCCTTGCCTACAGGACCATTTGAAGAATTCAAGCTTAAACTAAACTTAAGAAGCTTAGATTAAGAGAGGGTGTTAGACCTTACATAGTCACGTGTAACAACATATAGGCGCAGACTTGAGTATCAAATTAAGATATTGAGATGTTAGACTAGTTAGAGATATTTCTGTTTAAACCTCTCTATCCCATCTCCTGTAATCTCTCTGGCTGTTAGCCACGGCTGCGCCTCCCTATGTAATCCCTCGATCAATCAATATATACCTGTGGGTCTTCATGTATGGAGATTGAGATGCTTTCATAACTTCTTACAAAATATATTGTGTGCGATGGCTGCAATCCAAACCTATTGTGGAAATGGGAAGTGCGTCCTCCATAATCCCTACCCACACACCTCGGCTGCATTGAATTCTAGGAATCCCCCTTCCGCCCCTTGCTCTAATGGACCATATCTCGAAACCAAAACAGCAGGTAAAATACAGAACAAGGCATTGTCGAAGGGCCGTCAGATCGACCCACATTCCTGTACAACAGCAGCAGCCCAAACAAAGTAAAACAAGGACCATATAGTGGAGCTATCCACCGGCGGACACGGGAGGAACACCATGAGAATGGAGGGCAAAGCAGCTAGAGCTTCCCATTTATATGGAACTTAGAGGTTAGAAATCCACACCGAGAGCAGCTTCAGTGTACTCTCCAGCTTGCTACACTTGACTCAGATCGATCAATGGCTCTAGCTTGGCACCATCAATACTGAAAATTAGAAGTAccagtggcggcggcggcactaCAGGCCAAAGTTGCAATCATCTGGATGTGCGTTTCACGGAGTGCAAGGTTCTACAAATGTAGAGTAACAACACGCGAGTGCGAGGTTTGCACAATGAAATGAATAGCGCGCTATTTCGGCGTTTTAGCGTCGCTATAGCATATTTGGGAGGCTCACGTTACGTTTGAGCACATTTGCTCGCTACGACGCTAAacatgctatagcgtgctattttgGCGTTTTAGCGAAAAAACGTTATACGTTTTAGCGTGGAATGGACCAAAACAGGGTCATCTAGGCTGTTGGACAGACAGCAGGCTCAACAGCCCATTGGGGAATCGGCCCAAAACTTTCTCTTGACCTAACCTAGCCATCGGGCATCAGACCACAACACCACGCACTGGCAATCCCCTCCCAAATTTCACATCGATAGcttgtagcggcggcggcggctgcggtgacCCCAACTCGAAGCTGCCGCGTCCATGTCAGCCACACCGTCGGCGCCGGCGACTCAGCCAGGtgagagctctctctctctctctctctctctctctctctctctctctctctctctctctctcttctgtagAACCAACTCGCCGGGATGTGAGAAGAGCACCACCGTCCGCACACCCATTGCGCGCGCACgggtgtcgccgccgccgccgccgccgccttgcgtgCACAGGGTCTCCTCGGGCGGCGGTAGGGCTAGAGTCCGCCGGCGTCGTGACGGGGTTGGATCTGGAGATGGGTTCTCTCGTTGTGGGACTAGGCCTCGGGTGTAGGCCGTTCTGCTAGGCGGCGGCCGATGTATAGATGCCTAGATGGACAGATCTCTCTTCTCTGTAGTGTAGTCCGAATGTGTAGTTCTGTACTTTTGTAGTCATGTGCAGTTTTGTTCATGCTGATTTTAGTTACTACTCCTTGACTCACACTATACTACAGATGGGATTATGAACACTATACTGCAGTTTTGTTCTTGCTGTTAGTGTAGAAGAGTTTTGTACTTCATACTGTTTCTTACTGACTGAGTGCTGAATTACTTATGTTTCTTGTTGTGTTCATTGTCTAATTGTAGGCCTCGGCGTGTCAAGCACAGCATCAACAGCCCATGGACAAGCTGCCATTGCGAATGTGAAATCAAAAGACCCAGGATGGAAATATTGCATTTGCCCGGATGAAAACAAGAAGAATTCACTTAGGTGCATCTATTGTAATAATCTGTACACCAATGGTATTACTCGGATCAAGTTCCACCTTGGAAACATTCCGAATTCCGGTGTTCTACCTTGCACAAAAGTGCCTGCTGATGTAAGGGATGAAATTGTTGAGTATTTGACAAGGAAGGGTGAGAAAAAGGCAATAAAGGTTACAGAGCAGAAGAGAAGGAGATGTGAAGTGGACTTGAGCCACTCAGAGGGGGAAGGTGCTAGTGACTCAGATGGCACAAACAATTCTGTTCTTGTGCTGAAGTCAGCGCGTGGCACAACGTCTAAATCCTCAAGTGGCCCTATGGAAAAGTTCTGCAAATTGACACCCAAAGAGGCTATTGCTGCAAGGAAGGAAAAAGTTGCTGATAATATCCAATTAAAGCTGACAACTGGGAGAAGAGAACAAAAAAGGATTCGTGCTTGTGAGTACATTTGCCAATTCTTCTATGAAGCATGCATTCCCTTCAATGCAGTCACACTTCCAAGCTTTGACCTTATGCTTGAGTCAATTGGACAATACGGCGAAGACCTAGATGGTCCTAGTCCTTATGAAATGGGTGGGCCATacttgaagaagaggaagaagagagtgaaggaTTCCTTCAAGGCACACAAGGAACATTGGGAGCTCACTGGATGTACAATCATGACAGATGCATGGACAGACATAAGAGGAAGAGGGGTAATGAACTTGGTGGTTCATAGTGCTTATGGTGTAGTTTTTCTTGATTCTGTGGATTGTTCAGCTGCTAAAAAAATGGTAAGTACATCTTTGATCTTGTAGATCGTTGCATAGAAGAGATTGGGGAGAAACATGTAGTTCAAGTAGTGACTGATAATGCAAGTGTGAATCAAGCAGCATCTAAGTTGTTGAACGCAAAGCGCCCCAAGGTATTTTGGAATGGTTGTGCTGCCCACTGTATAGATCTGATGCTAGAGGACATTGGGAAGCTGCCATCAGTTGACTCCACCATTACAAAAGCTAGAGCTGTGACGGTTTTCCTTTATGCACACACAAGGGTTTTGAACCTAATGAGGGAATTCCTTAGTAAAGATTTGGTTAGGTCTGGTATTACAAGGTTCGCTACAGCATACTTGAACTTGAAAAGCATGCTGGACAACAAGAAACAACTCCAGAAACTATTTAGATCAGATGAGCTTGATGAAATGGGATATTTAAAAAAGGTTAAAGGAAATGAAGCTAGCAAAACTGTGCGCTCTGAAACTTTTTGGAGAGGAGTAGACATTGTTGTCAAGTTCTTTGAGCCATTGGCTAATTTGCTCGGGAGGATGGACAGCGATGTACCGGCTATGGGATTCATATACGGCGCCTTTTTGGATGCCAAGCAAGAGATCAAAACTAAGTTTGAAAATGAACAAGgatcttattttcaggaagtgtTGGATATTGTGGATAAAAGATGGGACAGCAAGTTGAAGGGGCCACTACATAGGGCTGGATACTTCTTAAATCCATACTACTACTATGAAAACAAGAAGCAAATTGAGTTAGATGGATCATTTGAAGCTGGGCTTGTAACTTGCATGGAAAAAATGGTTGAAGATGTTGTCCTTCAAGACAAAATCAATGATGAGCTTGTGGCATATCGAAAGGAATAGGGGACATTTGGAAGAGAAATTGCCAAAAGGCAGCGGAGAAACAAAAGCTTTGATCCAGGTGCATATTCACATTTTTATCAATTCTCAAATTTGATCTTACAATGGTTTATTAACTATGGTTTTATACTTTTGAATGAAGCTCAATGGTGGTCCAGTCATGGGTCAGATTCACCAAATCTCAGAGTATTGGCGATGCGGATTTTGAGTTTGACATGCAGCTCCTCCGCTTGTGAGAGGAATTTTAGTGTTTTTCAGCAGGTAAGAAAGAAGTACAATTTATCCTGTTCTCAACTTCTCATATTAGTGCCCTTGAAAAATATTTGCCTATGTTATGCTAGCAAACTTGATTTGTTCTCAACTTCATAGAAGTGTCCTGTTGTCCGTGTTGTAAATGTACGCAATCCTGGTGTTCGTGTTGCTTGATATGAATTGATGGCTGGTTTGTGCTGTACAGTGTATAACTTTCCTTGATGTAGAATATATTTCCTTGCTTCCTTACTGTGATAACATATTTGTTTCCTTGCAAACTTGCCATGTTGCTTACTTGGTTGCTGTTACCTATAGATTCACACAAAGAAACGCAACAGGCTGCTTCATAATAAAATGAGAGACCTTGTTTTTATCAAGTTCAACTCCAAACTCAAACAAAAGAGAAAGATGAAAAACAGGGACCCGATTGTGGACCACACATTTGTAGATGTTGTAGAAGATGAAGATAATGAGTGGATCACAGGTATTGTGCCTCATGAACCTGATGAAGTTGTAGAAGTTGCAGCATCAACATCACAAGGAGCAGTTGGTGCATCAAAAAGAAAGAGAGCGTCCCAATCTCGCCCTCGGAAGAAGAAAAAACTGCTCCCTGTTTTTCGTGAAGATGAGTTGGAGTCAGCTAGTTCTTCTTCTGAATCGGAAGATGATGCCATGCATTCACCATCTGGTTCATCAAATGAGAGTGATTCTGAATAATTTCCAAGTTGTCGTTGTATTGTATTGTTTACTTGTTGGCTTGTTGCCTTGTTGGCTAGTTCATCTTTAAACTGATATGTTGTACTATTGTCGTCCTATGGCAGTTGTTGTTGCCCTTCTAGTTTTTTGGACAAGTAATTTCGCATGTGTCGCTATGGACTGTTGTATTGTTATGttctccatctagttcatcataAAACTACTATGTTGTATTGTTATTGTTGTTCATCTTAATTAGTTATGCATGTATGGCTCCTGAAAAAAAATATTAGATGTTGAAATCCTTATTTTTTGGGATATATTTGGCTTTTTTTTAAAAACGCTATTTTGaatatagcacgctatagcatgctataacttgtatagcatTTGGAGAAGGGCCACGCTATTTTAAATAGCACGCTATTCAAAACATTGGGTTTGCATCACCGCACGCGTTGATGATGGTACACAAACAGAAACAATAGATGGGAAATAAATCAACAGCCGACAACAGCTAAAATATCCAACAGGTGAAATGTTCAGATATTTCACCATGACTAGAGTCAGCTAGCACTCTTCCAATACAGTACTAAGAGGCAGAAATCTCCTTTAGGGCTATCCAAAAGTTAACTTCCACCATTTTTTATTATGAAGTGCATACATGTCACAGTAGTTTTGGCTGTCCAGGTGACCGGCCGTGAAACACAACAGAACAAGGCTAAGCAGAAATATGAAATTCTCGAAAATAGAGCAGAATAATGATAATAAAAGTAGCTTAGACCAGCACTGCACTGCTTCCTCTAACCTGATCAAGCCCTTGAGGCTTCTTAAGTGTCATTTACAGCAGAGCTATGCTAGGACTGATAAAATATactacctccattccaaaatataagaatACTTGCAAGTTTAGCCtaccaaaacgtcatatattttAGAACAGAATCGTTGGTTGGTGTCATACAAGAATACTTGCTAGTTATTTAACACTTCAGTATAGTCCTCACATACTCTAGAGTTGTGGTGCTGCTATCTTTCAGTATTTAAGACCAACATACAGAGATGGCATCTGCTATAAAAGGTATCCGCTCCAGGTGAATCCCATTCACTACATATGTGAAGATCTCATATTGCGGTAAATGAAGTATGCACTTAAGTAAAAAAAAAACTTGCAAGAAATGAATGGACATATATCCAATTCAAAATTTGAAAACCATATATATCCTTAACACCGTTAtctaatttgaatggaaataatgaTTCCATTCCTGCCTGAGGATAAACAAAAACTTAAAGGCCATattgttaaaaaatgaaatccataCATTCAGCAGCAGAACAAAGCAAGCGGAGATCCAAATGCAAAAGTTAGTTCCAAGACATATCATAAGCAGAGAATAGAATTTGGATATAGAAGACAATAACAATAATGGTTCAGTAAAACGATCAGAAAATCCATGATTAAGGTAGTAGGGTTACAACTGCATGCCCTGCTAACTGCCATGGATACATACAAGTACACAAACATAAGCAAAGTTACTAAGTTAACTGCAATAGTCAGAACATGAATGAACTCAAGCACCAACAAAAACTATCCCAACATCATAAACAGAGtttttaacaaaaaactaccacatttcatggAAACGTTCCTACAAACTAGCACTTTACAAATTTGTGCCGAAAACTACCATTTTCTTACTAATCCTTGACTAAAAACTATCATGTCTGAAAAGAGCCTGATTTGCCTCTATTAAACGCGTTTCTGACTGGTTGGGCCCACACGTAAGCGTTGACGTGGCACACAGATCCAGTGGCGGAGATGGTCCGGGGAGGAGCTAGTCatggccgccgccgcgcccgggcTCGAGCTCAGCCATGGTCGCGCCCAGCCGCGCTTGCTGCTCCTGCTACTCCTTGCCGCCCGCGCGGCTGCTCCCTTCTGTTCCTTGCCTTGCCGGCCGGCGCCGAGGGCCCCGAGCGGGACATCGCCAACTGCTCCAGCTTCGTCGGGAACAGAGCAACTCCGATTTGAACTCCTCCAGCCTCGGGTCTTCGTGAATCAGTGGCTTTGGCTCTTCCGATCGAGAGCTCGAGGCCTCGGCCCCCGCATAGCATTGTGGCGGCTGCGGCAAAAACTGCAGCTCGTAGTGCGGCGGCTGCGGCCAGATCTGCGCCGCGTACCTCTGCTGCGGCACAAACTGCGGGTGCGGCGGCGGGATCGGTCATGGCTGCTCTTGCCTCGAAGACGAGGCGCCGCCGCGGGTCGTCTCGTCGTGGTGGACGCGGAGGCGCGGGAGTGTGGGGTGGGGCCAGTGTGGCCGTACATGTCGCTCCGGTGGCGCGAAGGCTGGAGCCGCGGGACGCGTCCGCCCTCACGCGGCGCGGTGAATCCGTCAAGTACAGCTCCCCCATCCTTCGCTCCGGCGACTCGAGCCCGAAGGGAAACGCGTACGCCGAGGGGTGCACCGCCATGCTGGGCCTCGCCAACAACTACCTCGGCAGCGAGCTCCCTGCCGCGGGGCACGAAGACGAGGTGTTTGTTGAAATGCCTAAAAGAGATACAGGAGGAGTAAGAAGATAGACACTGGCGTGTGGGCCCAACTAGTCAGAAACGCGTTTAAAAAAGTCGAATCGTGCTCTTTTCAGACTTGGTAATTTTTAGTCAAGGATTAGTGAGAAAATGGTAGTTTTCGGCACAAATTTGTAAAGTGATAGTTTTTAGACACGGTTCcacgaattgtggtagttttttgttaaatactcttgACTCTCATAAACATCTACCCAAGTCACCGCTGCCCGATTTCAAGAGCTAACTTCAATAGTATCATCACAAAGATTGACAACTGTGGGGCTGCAGCATGCAAGCAAGACATTTAGTGCCCATCTGCCAATGCCTCCGAGAACAAGGGAACATATGGAATGTAAGGAGTCTTGCCACATTTAATTTGGCAACCCCGTCCAAGTTGACTTATAAAACTAAGCTTTCTGCAATCCATGTCATATGACATTAGTGTGTTCTCCTGCCCACATACTATGAAAATCATATTGCGTTCTGTGTGAATGAGACGACACTGTAATCATCCTCTGAATGCTCTACTCCAAACAGTTGCGAGTGCGAGACAGTGTGCCTTGAAGGTCGACTTTCCGCTGCTGTAGTCCTCAAGAACCCAGACTGATAGGCTTACAGAATCAGCACTAGCTGCAAAATATAGCTGCCCTTGTGACAGAAAAATATCATCGGTAGAAGCATCATTCAAGACTGTTATAGGAGAATCGATGATTCACGAAATATCTCCTTCAACATCAAGCTTACTACCATATCATCAAAGGCAGCCAAATGCAGGATCCCATTAACAAATAGGCTTTTTCAACGCCTTGATACGCTCACTACTGGaaacagggaatttgccatcagccagctctttgccatctgccagctgatggcaaagaacgtctttgccatctgcttataaaaaacagatggcaaagaactgacagacagCAAAGAACATGGTTgtcatcagccaattctttgccatctgctagtggatggcaaataatctttgccatctgccagcagatggcaaagaggttggcAAATCCTGTGGCCGTCAAACGTCTAATGGTGtaccagccccacctctttgccatctgtcagtagacggcaaagattctttgccatctgctggcagatggcaaagagatggggTTATTTTTTCCAAGTAAAAAAACTGTGGGGttatcccctccctctctccccaccCATCCAGGTAAAAAAACAACCGCCGCGTCGCTCCCCCGCCCTGTCGCCGGCCGCGTCactcccctgccccgtcgccgtcgctccCCCGCCTCGTCGCCGGCCCTCCCCCGCCACCCTGTCGCCGGCCCCGTCGCTCCCCCGCGCTGTCGCCGGCCGCGTCgctcccccgccccgtcgccgtcgctcCCCCGCCCCGTCACCGGCCCTCCCCCGGCCTAAGTGTGGGTCAGGCCGGCCGCCGTCGGCGCCAAGCCCCCGAGAGATGCCACGACCTCCACCGAGCAGGAGCAACGAGAGCAGGAGTAGCAGCTCGCCTCCTCGTGGCGCGGCGCCGTCGCTCCCCCGCCCCGTCACCGTCAGTGTCCTCGACGGATGTGCAAGATCCCGCGGCGCTGCGTGTGGGGATCATCGGGTTCGGCAACTTCGGGCAGTTCATCGCCAGGGGCATCCAGCGGCAGGGCCACGCCGTGCTGGCCACCTCCAGATCCGACTACTCCGACTACTGCTCCGCCCACGGGATTCGCTTCTTCAGGTGACCAGCCATGCCAACCCACGAACCTATCTTTCTTCTATTCCGGTCGGGATGCAACTGCAAGGGGATCGATTGATCATGCTGTGAAATGCTGACAGCAACAGAAGCTTGGAGGCGCTGTGCGAGGAGCAGCCGGACGTGCTGCTGGTTTGCAGCTCCATCCTCTCCACGGAGTCCGTCGTCTGCGCCATCCCCCTCGCCAAGCTCCGCCCTGACAccatcgtcgccgacgtgctctccGTCAAGCAGTTCCCCCGCAACCTCCTCCTCGAGGTACTTACATCAGCTACAAATCTTCAACCCAAACTGTACTTACCATTGTTGATCACACCAGTACCAATACCACTATTTTCGTATGAAAAGTTGGTTTAAGTGGCTGCTTAGTACTCCCATCTTTGGTCTCTGTCATCCGCTATCTTTACATTTTTAAGGCTCCACTACAGAATAGGAACATATAAGTTGTAATGCATCAGCTATGGACCATGATGAGATCATGATATCGTGTGCTAGTTGGGTCCATATGATTATTATTACTTCCAATAGTGTTTACTTTCTCTATAGATATTTAAACCAATCTGAGAGATCCTAACAAATTTTAGCATGCCAGCCAGGCTAAAATGAATTACTGAAAGTTTATTGGAGTTTGCGAGTAAACCATATTATATGCTTTGACTTACAAAAGTTGAAAGTAAGCTCTAAATATTATATGCTTTAGTTGATGGTAAAATACTTGATACCTTCATTGACACAAAAAATTGATCATTACATTTATGATAAATATGTTACTGTTTTCACTAACAATCGGCTAAATATCTTTTATCAAAATTATATATACTCAGTTCCCATCTGGTTGGTACATATCCGGCAAATTTGTGCCTCACTTCTACTTTGTGCCCATATAATCACAATGGGGGCCGTGGCTGATTTATCTAGCATTACAGACTAAATGGCAATTTATCTCGAGCAGTTTTCTACCATCCACGTCCTCCTTATGCCCATATAATCACAATGGAGTCATGGCTGATTCTGTATCCGGCATTAGAGACTAACTTGCAATTTATCTCAAACATTTTTCTAACACCCATGTCCTCTTTATGCCCATATAATCACAATGGGGTCGTGGCTGATTTTGTATCCCACATTACATACTAACTTGCAATTTATCTCAAACATTTTTCTACACTCGTGTCCTCTTTATGGTATCAATGTGAAATACGAATTATATTTAGGTTTACACAAACTGTAATATATTCTTTGATTACATAAATCACAACTAATCTTTAGCTGGTTGGTCTACTCTATTTATTTACTTCAGCCTATGGATTAGCCTACTATATTTTATTGTACAATCATAGATCCTATATTATTATGTTTGCGGGGAATAATAAATCAAATATGATGTTAAATGGTGCCCATACAGAAGAGTGTAGATCAATTAGTTGAACATTGGTCACTGGTCTTAATTCAGTAGGGTGTGCCTGAGTTTCTTCTTGCTTTCATATGCATGACATAGGAATACATATGCTGGCCATCTACTGTAAACATACCATAGAAATACAGAAATATGTAGGCTGCAGCAGGTTCCCTTGTGTCTGTTGGTCGATGACTACGTTTTGTTAAAATGCTGCAACATGCAGTCTCATCAGTAATCGTCGGATGGATCTCACCTGACCTGACAGCAAAAGCTGTTTCTTATATTATTGGTGCACATCTCGATGTATTGTTGCTACATTTGCCAAAACAGAAGCATATGAAAGCTAGCTACAGGCATGCTCTTGTTAGGATTTTAGATGGTGCAGAGCAGGCGTAGCAACCAATAATGAAATCT is from Triticum aestivum cultivar Chinese Spring chromosome 3A, IWGSC CS RefSeq v2.1, whole genome shotgun sequence and encodes:
- the LOC123063265 gene encoding uncharacterized protein, which translates into the protein MSATPSAPATQPGLGVSSTASTAHGQAAIANVKSKDPGWKYCICPDENKKNSLRCIYCNNLYTNGITRIKFHLGNIPNSGVLPCTKVPADVRDEIVEYLTRKGEKKAIKVTEQKRRRCEVDLSHSEGEGASDSDGTNNSVLVLKSARGTTSKSSSGPMEKFCKLTPKEAIAARKEKVADNIQLKLTTGRREQKRIRACEYICQFFYEACIPFNAVTLPSFDLMLESIGQYGEDLDGPSPYEMGGPYLKKRKKRVKDSFKAHKEHWELTGCTIMTDAWTDIRGRGVMNLVVHSAYGVVFLDSVDCSAAKKMVSTSLIL